The nucleotide sequence CGTCCCGCAAACGGCTACAAGCCAACGAGCTAGAGGCCTGTCAGGCAAAACATGCGAGAAAGCGGTGTATACGTTTGTACATCAGCATCCCAAGCCTGCTTTTAACGGCGCAGGCCCGACGCGCAGCAGCCAATAATCAGTGGCGCGTGTCCGACGGCCCCTCACTGCTGCCATCCATAAATAATTGCAGCACATCGGCCGCATCAAACAGGTAGCGCTCATTGCAGAACTGGCAATCGATTTCCACCTGCCCGCCCTGCTCTTGCACCAACGCCTGCGCATCCGCTTGGCCGAGGCTGGTCAGCGCGCGGGCGGAGCGCTCACGCGAGCAGCTGCAGCGAAATTGCAGCCCGCGCGGCTCAAACAGGCGCAGCGCTTCTTGGTGATACAAGCGGTGCAGCAACGTTTCATTATCCAGCCCCAGCAGTTCTTCGGCCTTGACCGTGTCAGCGAGGGCGAGTGCATGCTGCCAGCTGGCTTCACGCTCATCGGCTTCCATCAAGCGGTCGGCCGGCAGTTGTTGCAGCAGCAAGCCGCGAGCACGCTGGCCATCGGCGCTTAGCCAGAAGCGCGTGGGCAACTGTTCGGAGGTGGCAAAATAATTGGTCAGGCAGTCGGCCAAGGTGTCGCCTTCCAGATCAACGATACCTTGATAGCGTTGCCCGGCTTTTGGGTCGACGGTGATGGCCAGCACGCCATCGGGCATCAACTCACGCAAGCTAGCATCGGCGTTGATTTGCTCGGCGTGATAACGCGCGATACCGCGCAACTCGCCTTCGCTGGAGCACTCGACCATCAGCAACGGCACCGCGCCCGAAGAACGGGCCTGGAGGATCAGCAGACCGTCGAATTTTATCGTGCCGATCAGCAGGGCGGCGGCAGCCAGCAGCTCACCCAGTAATTGGGCGACGGGCTGCGGGTAGGTGTGTTTGGCCAGCACGTGGCTGTAGCTGTCGGTCAGACCGACCAGTTCACCACGAATATCGCTGTCGTCGAACAAGAAGCGTTGGGAAAAATCAGGCATGCCAACTTCACTAAATGTGGCTCGGCTGAGGATTTTAGGCGCAAACGTCGATCCGACCAAGCGCCTCTTATCTATCAACACCGCACGCAGAAACTATCGACACAGCCCTGCCACTGCCTTCATTGATGAAAACAGCGGCACCCTGCATGCTCAACACTCTGCCCTCGCACCAGCCGCTGGTGTTGACCCCGCGCGGCATCTTATTCCTGATTACCGTGAAACTGATGCAACTGCCGACGCTGCTTTTTGCTCGGCCGGCCATCGGTCTGCATGCCTAAGGCGCCAGCTTTGCGCTGCGCCGCCGCCTGTTCGCGGCGTTCGATGCTCTCAGCGGTTTCGGCATACAGGGCTTGCGCCTCTGGCGCGCCGCGCCGCACCACGGACAGCGCCTGCACGACGACGCTGCGCTCATCAAAACCATTGCGAATCACATACACATCACCGACTCGTGGCTCCTTACCCGGTTTGCAACGCTCACCTCGGTGATGCACCTTGCCGCCGTCGATGGCGGCCTTGGCCAGCGCGCGGGTTTTATAGAAACGCGCGGCCCACAACCATTTATCCAGGCGCACCTTGTCGTCATCTTTATCGCTCATCGAGTCCTCACTGTTCACGCTGGGCAGGCGAGCATTTTGCCTGATGCAGTTGTGCCAAGGGCCAACTAGAATGCGCGCAACTATAACGGATGCCCCTTTGAAAACTTTTAACCAACTGGGCGTGATCGGCCTGCGTGAATGGATCAACCTGCCGCAGCTGGGCTTAGTGGGTCTACGCGCCAAAATTGATACGGGCGCCAGCACCTCCAGCCTGCACGCCAGCGATATTCAGCCATTCGACCGTGATGGCGAGCCTTGGGTGCGCTTTACCGCGCACCTCGGCACCTTGGTGCAACGCCGGCATCGCTGCGAAGCGCCGCTGGTGTCGCTGAAAACTATCAAAAGCTCCAACGGCCACAGCCAATCGCGCTATGTGATTCGCACCCAGCTCACCCTCGGCGAGCGCGAGTGGCCGGTGGAATTTACCCTGACCTGCCGC is from Pseudomonas sp. TMP9 and encodes:
- the hslO gene encoding Hsp33 family molecular chaperone HslO, which codes for MPDFSQRFLFDDSDIRGELVGLTDSYSHVLAKHTYPQPVAQLLGELLAAAALLIGTIKFDGLLILQARSSGAVPLLMVECSSEGELRGIARYHAEQINADASLRELMPDGVLAITVDPKAGQRYQGIVDLEGDTLADCLTNYFATSEQLPTRFWLSADGQRARGLLLQQLPADRLMEADEREASWQHALALADTVKAEELLGLDNETLLHRLYHQEALRLFEPRGLQFRCSCSRERSARALTSLGQADAQALVQEQGGQVEIDCQFCNERYLFDAADVLQLFMDGSSEGPSDTRH
- a CDS encoding S4 domain-containing protein → MSDKDDDKVRLDKWLWAARFYKTRALAKAAIDGGKVHHRGERCKPGKEPRVGDVYVIRNGFDERSVVVQALSVVRRGAPEAQALYAETAESIERREQAAAQRKAGALGMQTDGRPSKKQRRQLHQFHGNQE
- a CDS encoding ATP-dependent zinc protease; its protein translation is MKTFNQLGVIGLREWINLPQLGLVGLRAKIDTGASTSSLHASDIQPFDRDGEPWVRFTAHLGTLVQRRHRCEAPLVSLKTIKSSNGHSQSRYVIRTQLTLGEREWPVEFTLTCRKTMRYRVLLGSKALVDGQLLVNPALTYMQNKPTLADPSGAQ